The nucleotide sequence GTCCTATGTTTGTGAGTTATCACAATATATTTTAACTTTGCACAAACCTAATCTAATGAGTAAAAAAGAAACGAAATACATCTTCGTAACAGGAGGTGTAACATCGTCACTTGGTAAAGGTATTGTTTCCGCTTCTTTGGGGCTTCTTCTAAAATCCCGCGGTTTCAAAGTTACCATCCAGAAATTGGACCCTTATATCAACATTGATCCCGGAACCCTTAATCCTTATGAACACGGTGAATGTTATGTGACCGAAGACGGCGCAGAAACCGACTTGGATCTTGGACATTATGAGCGATTCCTAGATTCTCCAACCTCACAAAACAACAACGTTACGACCGGAAAAATCTACCAAACTGTTATTGAAAAGGAACGTAAAGGTGATTTTCTTGGGAAAACAGTTCAAGTTATTCCTCACATTACCAACGAAATCAAACGCAGAATAAAGATGCTTTCCAAAAAGGATTATGACATCATTATTACAGAAATTGGAGGGACAGTCGGTGATATAGAATCTCTTCCTTACATAGAAAGTGTTCGCCAATTGCAATGGGAATTAGGTAAGAACAATTCTATGGTTATCCATTTAACTTTGCTGCCTTATTTATCATCGAGTGGGGAATTGAAAACAAAACCTTCTCAACATTCTGTTCGTCAATTGATGGAAAGTGGGATTCAGGCGGATGTTTTGGTTTGCAGAACTGAACATTCCATTCCAAAAGATTTACGCGCTAAACTTGCACAGTTCTGCAACGTAGGATTGGATAATGTGATTGAATGTATAGATATGGACACCATTTATGAAGTGCCTCTGTATCTTCAAAAACAAAATTTTGATGAAGTGGTTCTTAAAGAGCTGAATTTGCCGGTGGGAAAAGATGTTAATCTAAAAGATTGGAAATCATTTCTGAAGAAATATAAAAATCCTAAGAAAAGTGTAGAAATCGCTTTGGTTGGGAAATATGTGTCTCTTCAGGATTCTTATAAATCTATCGCAGAAGCGTTCATACACGCAGGTGCAGATTTGGAAACAGAAGTGAATGTAAGATGGGTTTACAGTGGTGATATCGAAACTGAAGGTGCAGAAAAACTATTAAAAGGCGTTGACGGAATCCTTGTCGCTCCAGGTTTCGGAGATAGAGGAATTGAAGGTAAAATCCAGGCGGCGAAATATGCAAGAGAGAACAAAGTTCCATTGTTGGGAATCTGTCTAGGAATGCAGATTATGACTATTGAATTCGCTAGAAATGTTCTAGGTTTAGCAAAAGCCAACAGTATGGAATTCGATACGTCTACGCCTGACCCTGTGATTTCTCTAATGGAAGAACAGAAAAATGTGGTAGAAAAAGGCGGAACAATGCGCCTTGGCGCTTGGAAATGTGCTTTGAAACAAGGTTCAAAATTAGCTGAGGTTTATGGTGCAAAAACTATTTCAGAGCGTCATCGTCACAGATATGAGTTCAATAGCGATTACAAGAAAGACTTCGAAGATAAAGGTCTTGTTCCAACAGGACTTAATCCGGAAACAGGCTTGGTCGAAACGTTAGAACTAAAAGACCATCCTTTCTATGTAGGAGTTCAATATCATCCGGAATATAAGAGTACGGTTGCTACACCGCACCCACTTTTCAAAGCTTTTATCAACGCAACGGTTAAGAATAAATCATAAATTAATGAATGGCTCAAAGTATTTCCTTGAGCCATTCGTCTTTATAACGGAATCTGAAAAATAAATCCTATTTTTGCAGACCAAAATAAAAGATTTGAAATTTGAGATTATTTGTCAACTTCAAACTTTAAACTTTAAACTCAATTCTATAATGCAACAAAACAACGGATTAGACAAAAAACAACTGATTAGCTTCGGTATTTTTTCTATGATTCTTATCGGTTTTATGTTTTATTTCCAAAACCGAAATGCACAAGCCGAACAAGAAAAGTTAGCGATAGAAGCTAAAAAAACAGAGCAGACTACAAAATCTAAACCTGCAGCAACCAACTTAAATGCAGCTACAGTAACACCTAATTCTGTTCAGAAAGTTAATCTTCAGAATGATGAGTTATCTCTTGAGTTCTCTAGTGTTGGTGGGCAATTGAGTTCTGTAAGACTGAATAAATTCGAGGCATTTGGTGGAAAACCATTGTACCTTTTTAGCAACAACAATGCGAGTTACGGTTTTCAGTTCAAAGATAAATCAGGTAAGGTTTTCAATACTAAGGATTTGGTTTTTGTACCACAAGTTGCAGGAAATGTTGTGACATTGAGTTCAAAAGTAGGGAATGCTGTTATTCAATTCATTTATACGTTGAAGCCAAAATATACATTAGATTTCCAAGTTAAAACACAAGGTTTGGCTAGCATCGTGAATGATGGTAAGGCTAATTTTGTTTGGAATTACAATGTAAGAGGTGCTGAAAAAGGACGTTCGCAGGAAGAGACTCACACCGAGTTTTCTTATGCATTCAACAATTATAAAGACTATGATTACGACGCTCGTTCTGATATGGATGAGCCGGACGAAACACTAAACTGGATTGGTGTAAAACAACAGTTCTTCGCAGCGGTTATCGAAGCTAAAAACGGATTTACAAAATCTAAAGGTTTCCAGGAAGCTATTCCTGAAGGTGAATATTTGAAGAAATTCAATTACGATGGACAGGTAAATTTGGCTGGAAATGAGTTGAATCAAGATTTCACTTGGTATTTTATGCCTTTGGACATCGAACTTCTTAAATCTTATGACAAAAACTTTGACGAGATTCTTCCGTTAGGTTGGTCGTTCATCGGTTCATTGAACAGATATGTTTTCATTCCGTTGTATAACTTGATTTCGGGATGGGGAATTGCAGCAGGTTGGGCAATCTTCTGGATGACGATTATTGTAAAATTGATTTTGTCTCCGGTAATGTTCAAACAGCACAAGCTAAGTGCAATGATGAAGGTGATTCGTCCTGAGATTGATGAGGTGAATGCCAAATTCAAGGATGCGGACCCGATGAAAAAACAGCAGGAAACAATGGCGGTTTATCGAAAGGCCGGCGTGAATCAAATGGCGGGTTGTTTACCGGCGTTGGTGCAGATTCCGTTGTTCTACGCACTATTCCGTTTCTTCCCTAATATGCTCGACCTTAGAGGGAAAAGCTTCTGGTTCGTTCCCGATTTGACAGCTTATGACGATATCATCAGTTGGGGAACCAACATTCCTTTGTTAGGAAATCACCTGAGTGTATTTGCTTTGGCTTGTACCGTTGTGATTTTGATTTATACGATTATGACTTCAGGTAACATTCAGCAGCCGCAACAAGAAGGGATGCCGAATATGAAAGTCTTGATGTACATCTTCCCAATCACGTTCTTGTTCTTCCTGAACAGTTCTGCGTCAGGTTTATCTTGGTATTATTTCGTATCCAATGCGATTAACATTGTAATAATCTTGGTGATTAAATATTTCATCTTGGATGAGAAGAAAATCCACGCTCAGATTCAGGAAAACAAAAAGAAAGAACCTAAGAAAGAAGGAACTTTCCAGAAAAGAATGAGAGAAATGATGGAGAAAGCGCAAGAGCAGCAAAAATTGCAAGAGCAAGCTAGAAACAAAAAGAAATAAATAATAGAGGCGGTAATTTTTTACCGCTTTTTTTATTGGGGCGTCGTGCTGAAGTTTATCCTGAGCCTGACGAAGGGCTATATCTTTTTCTGCCAAGGCTTTTCCCAATCCAGAAAAAGGATGCCGCTGCAATCACTTACGCGCTGACGCCTTTGTTCACCATTTGTCAAAAATATAATTTATCATAATTATTTGTCTTACTTTGATGAGTTTGTAGTCTATGCTGAGCTTGTCGAAGCATCTTTGCGAACCTTAAAATATTTTCAATAATTTCAAAAAAATCTTTGCGGACTTTGCGTTAAAAATTTACAATTTATACAGGGAAAATTCCCGAAATTTGCAACCATCAATTTTAAACCCAAAACCTTGAACTTAGAATCCACTTACGAATATCTCCAACAATTCCTAACACCCGAACGTTTCCAAAAAATAGAACATTATTCCAAAGAAAGTTCAGACTTCGTTTTACCAGTGATGGAAGATATTTACCAGTTCAGAAATGCTGCGGCGATTGTTCGTTCTGTAGAAGCTTGTGGATTTCATAAAGTGGTGGCGATGGAAAAAGAGAACTACTTTGAACCAAATTTAAAAGTCACAAAAGGTGCAGATACTTGGGTAGAAGTGGAGAAAATGCCGAGAACAATAGAATCTCTACAAAACATCAAAAATCGAGGTTATAAGATTGTAGCAGTCTCCGCTGAAAATAACGCAAAAATGCTTCCTGATTATAAAATCGAAGAACCATTAGCTTTAGTTTTCGGAACAGAGTGGGAGGGAACTACAGATGAATTATTAGATTTCGCAGATGAGACTTTAGCGATTCCAATGTTTGGATTTACCAGAAGTTTCAACGTTTCTGTTGCCGCCGCTATCTGTATGTACGAACTCAAACAAAAACTCCTAAAATCTGATATCGATTATAAACTTTCCGAAGAAAAATTACTTCAAATGAAAATTCGCTGGGCAAAAAACTCAATTCCGAGTGGCGATATGATTTTGGAGAAATATTTGAGGGAGAATCAGATTTAAAACATCTTATCATAATTCCAAGCTGCAACAAAAATTCCTGCAGTTTCTGTTCGTAATCTTTGATTTCCTAATGAAACCGCTTTAATTCCTTTTTCTGCTAATAATTGAATTTCTTTATCCGAAAAATCACCTTCCGGTCCAATTAGAAAAGTATAATTTTCAAGATTTGGAATGTCGTTCAAGTTAATTCTTTTCAAATTCTCATTACAATGGGCAACAAAAGTATTTTCTGGATTAAGGTTTTTCATATAGTCAGAAAACTTAATCAAATCATTGACTTTCGGAAAATGAAATCTGTGACTTTGTTTTGAAGCTCCAATAGCTTGTTTCCGCAATTTTTCGATGCTGATATTCTTGCGTTCGGTTTTTTCTGTTAATATAAAACTGATTTCTGAGATGCCCATTTCCACAGCTTTTTCAACAAAAAATTCGATTCTGTCGATGTTTTTTGTTGGTGCAATTGCGATATGAAGTTTTGGTGAAAAATCGGGAAGATTTTCTTTGATTTCAGAAACGTCTAATGAAACTTTTTTACCTTCGAAAACCAGATTGCCTTTCGCCAGATTTCCGTGGCCATCGGTTACGAAAATTTCTTCGCCTTCTCGCATTCTTAGAACTTTGGTGATGTGTTGTTGTTCATCAGAATCAATCAATATTTCAGGGAAAATCTGTCCAAAGAAAAGTTTCATATTATATTTGATTTTATATTGAACCACATAGGCACATAAGTTTTTTCAGGATAAAAAAGTTTAAATAGCTATTTCTACTTTTCTATTTCAAAATTCTTACAACTATCGTGTCTATGTGGTTTTGAAATTTCACATTGTTTATTTTTTAGTAGGCTTTACAGCTGAAATTATTTTCTTGCCAACTGTTGCCAACAAAACCGCAACCAGTCCGAAAACAATTCCTAATCCGAATTTCGAAAAGATATTTTCCGGAAGTAAGTGATGAATATAATCAATGTTGTGAAGGAAAATCTCGCCAGAAACTAATAACAAGGCAATAGTTCCAACAACGCCAAGAATTTTGATAACGATTGGTAAAGCCTTGATCAAAACTTGTCCAAGACCGGAGAAAAAACCTTTGTTTCCGGACTTTTTCATTAAGAAAAATCCAGCGTCATCCATTCTTACAATCAAGGCTACAATTCCGTAAACGCCTATTGTTGCAATAATAGCTACAAACGAAACGCTCAAGATTTGTGTCAAAAGGGGATGTTGTTTTTCGATTACAGTTCCTAATGCAATGATGACAATTTCCAAAGAAAGAATAAAATCGGTTTTTATAGCAGAACTGATTTTTGATTTTTCAGAGTTCTCATCTTCTTCTGGTAAAGAGCTTTCTTCTACAACCTCGTGTCCTTTTTTGTTTCTGTGGAAAAGAAATTCGATAATTTTTTCAACGCCTTCGTAAGCCAAATAAATCCCACCAAGAACCAAAATATAAGTAATTGCTGGTTCATAAAGCCATTTGAGTAAAAATATAATTGGAATAATAATCAGCTTGTTGATGAAAGATCCTTTGGTAATAGCCCAAAGAACAGGGATTTCTCGTGAGGAAAGAAAACCAGTTGCTTTTTCCGCATTCACGGCAAGGTCGTCGCCGAGGATTCCGGCAGTTTTTTTAGTTGCTAATTTGCTGGTAACTGCGATATCGTCCATCAGCGCGCCGATATCGTCTAAGATTGCAAAGAATCCTGAAGCCATAACTTTTTATTTTATACAAAAATAAGTTTTAAACTTTAAAATTCAATGGTTAAAATGGATGTGCGAATTATTTTTATTTGATGTTTTTAAATGCAATCTCATTCTCACTAATAAAAGCCACGCCGGTTTTGATTGTGGTATAGATATCTGTGTCACATTCTCGCAAAGAACACATATAGATTTCTTCTACCCAAGTGTTGCTGAGGAAGATTAAATTGAGATATTCGTTTTTTCTTAAATTATTTTTGATGGAAAGATAGTCGCCTTCTTTGGGTTCATAATCAAAGCTGAAAATATTCTCGGAATTAATCATCTCAATAATTTCTTCCTTGATTGTTTGCAGATAACCTGTCTCGGAACCGATTAAGTCAAAATCCTCAGCTGCATCAGAAGTTTCTGTTTTGCCGGTAATGGTTTCCAGGATCCAGTAAAATTTAGACTTATTTCTGGCTTGTTTTTCAAGGATTTTTTCTTCGAGGAGTATTTTCATAGAGTTAATTTATTCTAAATCCTTGACTGAATTTTTGAAGTTCAATAGCTTCTTCAAAATAATGTTTAAATTTTTCAGAAAGATTTTTTTCTTTAAATTTTAGAATTGTGTATCCACTATCAAAAGCAATAATTTCTACAATTGATTGAGGAATTAAAAAAGTATTTTCTTTCCAAACTTCATCACTTTCACAAGATAGTTTTATAATATTTTCTGTACGTATTTCATAATCATTTTTTACAGCAGCTATAATTCCCCAAACTATTTGAGTATCACTAATCATTAAAGATTCAAATTCATTTTTATCTAGAAAAAAATAATCTGTATCATAATTCAAAGGAATTTGGGAATCGGTTAAAAATTCAACATCAGTAATTATCCATTTATAATCCAGTAATTCAGACCAAATTGGCTTTAGAATTTCTTTCAAGTCAGTATGGTATTTAATTTTTTTTGAATGTTTAATAACCCAGTTCATTTATGAAAACCTAATCTATTCTTACAAATCATACTTCGCAGTAGCCGTTGTTCTAATATCCGTAAACTCGCCACGCTCATATTTCAGTTTCGCTACCATTGCAATCATAGCGGCATTATCTGTGGTGTATTCGAATTTTGGGATGAAGATATTCCAACCGAGTTTTTTACGATTAGCTTCCATATATTGTCGTAAACCAGAATTGGCAGAAACGCCTCCGGCAATCGCAATATCGTTGATGTTAAGTTCTTTCGCCGCTTTTTCCAGTTTGTCCATCAAAATTTCAATGATTGATTTCTGAACAGAGGCACAAAGGTCATTCAGATTATCCTTAATAAAATCCGGATCTTTCCTTACTTCCTTCTGGATAAAATATAAAACAGACGTTTTTATTCCGCTGAAAGAATAATCATAAGCTTCCATTTTCGGTTTGTTGAATTGGAAAGCGTCGGGATTTCCATCTTTAGCTAATCTATCCACAATTGGTCCGGCAGGATAATCGAGATCGAAGATTTTTCCGATTTTGTCAAACGCTTCGCCTGCGGCATCATCAATGGTTTTTCCGATAATTTCCATATCGAAGTAATCCTTAACCAAAACAATCATTGTATGACCACCGGAAACCGTTAAACATAGAAACGGAAATGTGGGCGGTGTAGGATTAGCATCTTCAATAAAATGGGCGAGAATATGCGCCTGCAAATGGTTGACTTCTATCAGCGGAACGTCCAGACTCATCGCAAGTGATTTTGCAAAAGAGGTTCCGACCAAGAGTGAACCCAAAAGTCCGGGACCCCGTGTGAAACCAATCGCACAAATCTCATTTTGTTGTATATTTGCTTTTGAGAATGCTTTCTCCACAACAGGGATGATGTTTTGCTGATGCGCTCTGGAAGCCAGTTCCGGAACCACGCCACCATATTCATTATGGATTTGCTGGTTAGCAGCGATGTTGGAAAGGATTTTATTATCCTGGATTACTGCTGCGGACGTGTCATCGCAAGACGATTCTATACCTAAAATAATTGAACTGCTCATAACTAAATGGCAAAGTTAGAAAATAAAAATACAAATAACCAAAATCCAAAAGCTGACCAACCTATCAGCAAGAAGAAAAGCCCGCTTCTCCTCAGGATTATCAGCTATATATTTTTCACAATTCTCGGTCTTATCATATTGATATTGGTCGCTATTAATCTTCCTGTTACAAAACGGTACATTGCCAATCAGGCCATTGATATGCTGAACAATGACTTTAAAATGGGAATGAGGATTGAAGATATTGATGTTAATTTCTTGGGTGATGTCACCATAAAAGGACTGACGCTAAAAGATTACAAGAATTATGATTTTGTAAAAGCAAAAGAACTTAGGGTGGCGTCTGACTGGTTTGCGTTGGCATTCAACACCAGAGATATAAAATTCAATCAGGCAGTTATTATAGATCCTGTCATCAGAGTCATCACTTACAAAGGGGACAGCATCAGTAATTTTGTTCGTTATGTGGATAATTTCGATGATGGGAAACCTCGAAATCCAAATAAAAAGCCCTTTAAAATGGGGATGAAAATTGATCTGATTAACGGAGTGGCAAGTATTGTTAATAAAAATCATCCGGGGGAAGCAGGCCGATGGCTGGACGCCAGAAAAGTGAACTTGAATGTTACCTCTCTTCGAGTGGAAGGTTCTAATGTTTTTGCTGATATCAGAAATTTTAACTTTATCACCAAACGTTACGGTAAAGAACACATTGTCGATACTTTTTCTACCAATTTTGAACTGACAAAAAAACATCTCAAGTTAGGAAATCTGACCTTCAATACCAATTATTCCCTTTTGCAAGGTGAAGCGATTCTTAATCTTGATCCGAAGACAAAATTTGCAGATTTTGGAAATAAGGTCAATTGGGATTTGAAAATGATTCCCGGAAGCCAGATCAGCGGCTATGATTTTAGCTATTTTGTTCCGGACTGGGACAATTATACACCGATTAATATTTCCGGAACGATGACCGGTCCATTGAATAATTTTACATTAAATAATTTTTTGATTCGATCCCAGGAAATTAATCTCAATACTAATAAAATGAGTATATCCGGTGTTTTGGATAAGAAATTTTTTATTGAAAGTAAGAATGTTTCCGCAGATTTTACCTACAAAGGTCTGAAAGCGACTTTGCCGAAATTTATCTCTTCCAAGCTCGGAAATTTTGCGGATGATTTCGGAAGGCTCAAATATAACGGATCTGTAAAAGTTAATCCGAAACAGATTTTTTCCAGTGGTAATCTAATCACCGGAATTGGCCAAGCGAAGATGAAGGATTTCAATTTGGTTGATTATAGCACAAAACGCCCTAGATATAAAGGTTATGTTGAGGTTAAAGATCTGAATGTAACTGCACTGACCAAAAATAAGCAGGTTGGGCTAATCTCGGGAAAATTCAATATTCAGGGTGAAGGTTTTGATGTGAATACAATGTATGTTAAAACCTCTTCCAGTGTTAATCATATTGATCTGATGGGCAAGAGTCTTAACAATATTTCTATAGACGGTGTTCTCAATAAAAAAAGATTCACAGGGAATATTTTAGCTAATGACCCTAATGCAAAGGGAAATTTTAAAGGAATCGTAGATTTCAGTACCAAAAGATTATTTGCAGATTTTACTGCCGATATCAGATATCTTAATCTGAAATATTTTGGCATTTCGGCAGGAGAAACTAATGCCGTTAGCGGATTGGTAGCCGGAAAAATTTCGATGACCAATCTAAATGATCTGAATCTCGATACTAGCATAACAAATCTGGTTCTGAATTCTCCTGCTCAAAAGCTTCATATTCCTGATTCCAGGCTTAAGGCTTATTTTGAAAACGGAAACAGAATAGTTTCAGTAGATGCGCCTGGAGCTGTCAACGGGAGATTGTCCGGTAGATTTAACCTTGAGGAGATTGGAAATATGATTAGCAATAGCATTAACAAAATATTGGTTGGGAATCCTCCGAAAAAAACATATAACGGTCAATATTTTAATTTTGAATTGGATGTAAAACAAGGTCTTGTTTCTTTTTTTGTGCCGGATCTCAAATTGCCGGGGGGTGCGAAAGTTTCCGGTAACTATACAGGAGCGACCAATGATCTCGTACTAAGCGCAGATGCAAGCAAGATCAAATACATATTGGCTAACAAAAGAGAACTTACGGAAGCTGAAAAATTTTTAGCTGAAACTGATGCGACATTCCAACCAGATCTCAATAAAGCGAAAGACAGCACAATGATTGACAGCCTGAGGCTGAGAATTAATACAGCTGATATTAACCAGCAGTTGCTGGCAACTGTGAAAAGAGGCCAATATGGAAACAAAGTGTTTCAGGACGTGAAGCTCACGGCTACGAATGAGAACGGCCAATTGCTTAGAATTGGAACCGAATTTAAACTGGGCAGTCCCGATGATGAGACTGCAAATGAAATGAAGGAATATACCGTTAATATCAATCAGACAACTAATCCCGCGGGAGATTATGTGTTTCGTTTTGAGCCAACTACGGTCAAATTCAATGGCGTGGCTTGGACTGTTGATACGAGTCCGGAACTGAATCATTCTATAACTTACCGAAAGAAAGAAAAAGATGTTTTAATTCAGAACCTACGGGTTTTTTCTGATGATAGTGAACTGCTCGTAAAAACTGCTGATTTTAAATCTGGAAAAGATTTTACTGCTAATGCAGAGGTTAAAAATTTTGATATTTCCAAGCTCCTGGCTTTCGGGAAAGATAGCAATTCTATGGATATCAAAGGAACGGCTAATGGAACTGTACAAATCAGAAAATCCGGAGAGAATCTGGAACCTTTGATTGATTTGAATGTGGAAAATATCTTTATGAATGGTAAAGAAATGGGTAATCTTGAAACAAAAATTACCAAAAGCGAAAAACCGAATGTTTTTGATGTAAGCATACAAGCTTTGTCTTCTGAATTCCTGGGTAAAAATACCTTGGATGTGACAGGAACAATCGATAATAATCTCGCTTCACCCGTCCTGAATCTAGACGCGAAAATGAATGAGTTTGATCTTGGCTTCGCGCAGCAGTTTGTCAAAGAAATTTTTGGTAATTTACGTGGGAAGGCTACCGGTGATCTTAAAATTTCGGGTCCTGTTAATGATATTGATTATAGTGGTGATATTGCTTTGAAGGGGTTTGGCTTAAAACTTATCTTTACGGGTGTTGATTATTCTTTTGACGATACTGTTATCAATCTTTCCAGAGGACTTGCCATTCTGAATAATATTGGAATCCGAGATGGTAGGGAAAATTCAAAAGGCAATGTTTCCGGATCTATTCAGTTTGAAACCTTATCTTCTCTTGGAGTCAACCTAATTATGCGTGCAGATAATCTTCTAGTCCTAAACTCTACCCAGGATGAAAACGACCTTTTTTGGGGAAGAGTTACTGCACAGGGAGACTTATATGTAGATGGTCCGGTAACTGGATTATCTATTGGAACCTCGAATGATGGTCTAAGAGTTCTAAACAACAGTACTTTTACTTTTAATAGTGCATCTACAACGAATGTGGAGGAGTTTAAAATATTACGATTTTTGAAAAGGGATAATGCA is from Epilithonimonas vandammei and encodes:
- a CDS encoding translocation/assembly module TamB domain-containing protein, coding for MAKLENKNTNNQNPKADQPISKKKSPLLLRIISYIFFTILGLIILILVAINLPVTKRYIANQAIDMLNNDFKMGMRIEDIDVNFLGDVTIKGLTLKDYKNYDFVKAKELRVASDWFALAFNTRDIKFNQAVIIDPVIRVITYKGDSISNFVRYVDNFDDGKPRNPNKKPFKMGMKIDLINGVASIVNKNHPGEAGRWLDARKVNLNVTSLRVEGSNVFADIRNFNFITKRYGKEHIVDTFSTNFELTKKHLKLGNLTFNTNYSLLQGEAILNLDPKTKFADFGNKVNWDLKMIPGSQISGYDFSYFVPDWDNYTPINISGTMTGPLNNFTLNNFLIRSQEINLNTNKMSISGVLDKKFFIESKNVSADFTYKGLKATLPKFISSKLGNFADDFGRLKYNGSVKVNPKQIFSSGNLITGIGQAKMKDFNLVDYSTKRPRYKGYVEVKDLNVTALTKNKQVGLISGKFNIQGEGFDVNTMYVKTSSSVNHIDLMGKSLNNISIDGVLNKKRFTGNILANDPNAKGNFKGIVDFSTKRLFADFTADIRYLNLKYFGISAGETNAVSGLVAGKISMTNLNDLNLDTSITNLVLNSPAQKLHIPDSRLKAYFENGNRIVSVDAPGAVNGRLSGRFNLEEIGNMISNSINKILVGNPPKKTYNGQYFNFELDVKQGLVSFFVPDLKLPGGAKVSGNYTGATNDLVLSADASKIKYILANKRELTEAEKFLAETDATFQPDLNKAKDSTMIDSLRLRINTADINQQLLATVKRGQYGNKVFQDVKLTATNENGQLLRIGTEFKLGSPDDETANEMKEYTVNINQTTNPAGDYVFRFEPTTVKFNGVAWTVDTSPELNHSITYRKKEKDVLIQNLRVFSDDSELLVKTADFKSGKDFTANAEVKNFDISKLLAFGKDSNSMDIKGTANGTVQIRKSGENLEPLIDLNVENIFMNGKEMGNLETKITKSEKPNVFDVSIQALSSEFLGKNTLDVTGTIDNNLASPVLNLDAKMNEFDLGFAQQFVKEIFGNLRGKATGDLKISGPVNDIDYSGDIALKGFGLKLIFTGVDYSFDDTVINLSRGLAILNNIGIRDGRENSKGNVSGSIQFETLSSLGVNLIMRADNLLVLNSTQDENDLFWGRVTAQGDLYVDGPVTGLSIGTSNDGLRVLNNSTFTFNSASTTNVEEFKILRFLKRDNAGVISVEKKKRSGANMLIDFDVTIDKGSLVNVLVGDDVGNISVRGDADHLKFRMERSGNISMNGTYTVDNGTFVSQAVLNRTFQIAKNSSIRWSGSPMTPDLDIIANYRRTVTNTGDYLQMSIAQPVDVVLTTKITNTLTDPDIKFDVTAPDAPSQVRETLASKINTADEKTIQFGSVLVLNSFNVPNSGGLDFTNISKSLQNTGYNVAFKQLGSVLNTISSAFQINLDYISGDAKSNTSDRANTNVSLALSPRIKFKTGLGVPITKTQNTNANYLSVEGIVEYDWSKNNNGSRLFRAYSKPSNIGITTAITPGANQNYGIGIVYSKSFNSLREVFKKKNTTKADSLVSVTNKTDSVKNKAKK